From a region of the Mercenaria mercenaria strain notata unplaced genomic scaffold, MADL_Memer_1 contig_2464, whole genome shotgun sequence genome:
- the LOC128552360 gene encoding uncharacterized protein LOC128552360 translates to MEVSGRRTSNGRNLSLSRGSADDFEFSCQPCAGEGHHVEAAGFCQNCQEYLCITCYKYHCKPTPSRHHVLLDKHNMPKARTPASAKYGCTLTCTKHASEIVKFFCKQHDAVGCGDCMILDHKSCKIDYIPDISKDFIDGEEYEQLVTRAKQLEKNAKSLKKEIEEDGKEVYRLCAKAVGDIRAFRKQVDKYLEDMEQKLLDQCESQKTKADKLLKAVENQLQPMKRELEDIHSQLTSQAKHSGDLFVQAKQISFRLKKIGEELKFLYEINEPSMYTFEKSNQILEYFQTKKGSLGDLRPKQIRNRQVMSPRRLQDLTPTVTGEVSAKSSTDGECWITGMVAVAPDTLVCTDYNNYSVKLIDIKSDKITSELKLTDKHWDITYVSDDQLAVTVTDGRKICLLSFRSGLSKIRDLAVNGNCYGIAFSNDRLVVSYISPPKVEILSLDGKVIQRIDTDSNGKALFRNPCYVAVDRDGNCIYVSDYLTNSVTKVTTSGKVLDIYKDTNLSDPQGIAVYSDGSVLVCNRGKDNLHLLSSENKKIKTVLNKIERPQALCFNRESDSLFLSTYRSKCNTILKYKLT, encoded by the coding sequence ATGGAGGTGTCTGGTCGAAGGACATCAAACGGCAGAAACTTGAGTTTATCAAGAGGTTCAGCAGATGACTTTGAGTTTTCATGTCAACCATGCGCAGGTGAAGGACACCATGTTGAAGCAGCGGGATTCTGTCAAAATTGTCAGGAATATTTATGCATTACCTGTTACAAATATCATTGTAAACCAACCCCGAGTAGACATCATGTTCTTCTGGATAAACATAACATGCCGAAAGCTAGGACACCAGCGTCAGCTAAATATGGATGTACTTTGACCTGTACGAAACATGCCTCGGAAATTGTAAAGTTTTTCTGCAAGCAGCATGATGCAGTTGGATGCGGAGACTGTATGATTCTGGATCATAAATCGTGTAAGATCGATTACATTCCCGATATTTCTAAGGATTTTATAGATGGCGAGGAATATGAACAACTCGTTACAAGGGCTAAGCAGCTTGAGAAAAATGCTAAATCACTGAAGAAAGAGATTGAAGAAGATGGTAAAGAAGTTTATAGACTGTGTGCTAAAGCTGTAGGGGATATTCGAGCGTTTCGGAAACAAGTAGATAAGTATTTggaagatatggaacaaaaactACTGGATCAATGCGAATCACAGAAAACGAAAGCTGACAAATTATTAAAGGCTGTTGAAAATCAGTTACAACCGATGAAACGCGAACTCGAAGACATCCATTCACAGCTTACTTCACAAGCGAAGCATTCCGGGGATTTATTTGTGCAAGCGAAACAAATAAGTTTTCGCCTGAAGAAGATAGGAGAGGAACTGAAATTTCTGTACGAAATAAATGAGCCCAGTATGTATACGTTTGAGAAAAGCAATCAAATCCTAGAATATTTTCAAACGAAAAAAGGTTCTCTCGGTGATCTTCGACCAAAACAAATAAGAAATCGCCAGGTCATGTCTCCAAGACGTCTCCAAGATTTAACACCAACTGTTACTGGAGAAGTCAGCGCAAAATCTTCTACTGATGGAGAATGTTGGATCACAGGAATGGTAGCTGTAGCTCCTGATACACTTGTGTGCACTGATTATAACAATTACTCGGTGAAACTGATTGATATCAAATCTGATAAAATTACTTCTGAGCTCAAACTTACAGATAAACATTGGGATATAACATACGTTTCAGACGATCAGCTAGCAGTTACTGTGACCGATGGGAGAAAGATATGTCTCTTGTCCTTTAGAAGTGGTCTGTCAAAGATTCGCGACCTTGCTGTAAATGGAAATTGTTATGGGATAGCTTTCAGCAATGACAGGCTTGTTGTATCTTATATCAGTCCTCCAAAAGTAGAGATTCTGAGTCTGGATGGGAAAGTTATACAGAGGATTGATACTGACAGCAACGGGAAGGCTTTATTTAGAAATCCGTGTTACGTAGCTGTAGATCGAGACGGGAACTGTATTTATGTTTCTGATTACCTTACTAATTCAGTGACTAAAGTCACTACATCAGGAAAGGTACTTGATATATACAAAGATACAAACCTCTCAGACCCGCAAGGAATTGCCGTTTACAGCGACGGGTCAGTGCTAGTTTGCAACCGTGGAAAAGACAATTTACATCTGCTGTcatcagaaaacaagaaaataaaaactgTACTGAACAAGATAGAGCGTCCACAGGCCTTGTGTTTTAATAGAGAATCAGACTCACTTTTTCTGAGTACTTACAGATCAAAATGTAACACAATTCTCAAGTACAAGCTTACTTAA